Proteins encoded within one genomic window of Rubripirellula tenax:
- a CDS encoding glycosyl hydrolase produces the protein MRFLLTLAFLVSTLSVASGQSVKRGISGNASANANGMNSRWHYWWHYLDPADSDYNVSERMPMLYAGYTDAWLNNAIDYIQDRGDQVNYVLGFNEPERADQGFTTVDRAVDAWQLIQNRFQGTGIQLVSPAVSDNTHGREWLSDFMQRVETNNMQVDAIAFHWYGNVNINNPVGSANSFLARVDDYHNTYGRPVWITEFAGVDWDGQYTDEQMVAFNSAFLEHAIAGLEARDYVDRYAWFQFGEDRDHQYTRLTTTDTYGLRRPTPVGRAYTPEQVLSAGETFDLGGQSQNGDYFYLHGGLLTNDGPAMDGHSVGGIYTLSNDDGTLLASSIGGSSDWRVNAGAYVRVEENATLRKVGDNTVRLDGNRLYVDGQIRLMGGEGNNGTLAISETRETRGNGYFRMDFDSNLRLGTNSPTLGTHLPYDMQLRGGRISVDGTDNTLSGDLTLYESTTIDVLGELDLQGNFLASPGGQVRGIWKLGSGTLNLSGNNVVTGDIHANVGSLLVNGETLVNQVNVASDAILGGSGTIRGHVNALGTISPGNSTGLLTMDSLTLQDGSLATFEIGSLFDFDQLMIQTGLVIGADVTLQLSLIDGFQPQVGDTFQIFTAGSVIGDFDNFDTPSLVNGVWDFRQLSSGLIQVTAVPEPGSFVVLAAMGLVWRWRRKRKASLRTPAADTRPIGNQS, from the coding sequence ATGCGGTTTCTTCTCACTCTCGCGTTCCTGGTTTCCACGCTCTCGGTCGCCAGCGGCCAGAGCGTCAAACGCGGCATCTCGGGGAACGCCTCGGCCAATGCCAACGGCATGAATTCGCGGTGGCACTATTGGTGGCATTACCTTGATCCCGCCGATAGCGACTACAACGTCAGCGAGCGAATGCCGATGCTGTACGCCGGGTACACCGACGCGTGGTTGAACAATGCGATCGACTACATCCAGGATCGCGGCGACCAAGTCAATTATGTCCTTGGCTTCAACGAGCCCGAAAGAGCCGACCAGGGTTTCACGACGGTCGATCGCGCGGTCGATGCTTGGCAACTGATCCAGAATCGTTTCCAAGGCACGGGGATCCAGTTGGTCAGCCCCGCGGTATCGGACAACACTCACGGTCGTGAGTGGCTTTCCGATTTTATGCAGCGCGTTGAAACCAACAACATGCAGGTCGACGCGATTGCTTTCCATTGGTACGGAAACGTCAACATCAATAACCCGGTCGGATCGGCGAACAGTTTTCTGGCGCGGGTCGATGACTACCACAACACCTACGGCCGACCGGTATGGATCACCGAGTTCGCCGGGGTGGATTGGGATGGCCAATACACCGATGAGCAGATGGTTGCGTTCAACAGCGCGTTTTTAGAGCACGCGATCGCGGGGCTCGAGGCGCGAGACTATGTGGATCGCTACGCTTGGTTCCAATTCGGCGAGGACCGGGACCATCAATACACGCGACTGACAACGACCGACACCTATGGATTGAGGCGTCCGACGCCCGTCGGCCGGGCGTACACTCCCGAGCAAGTTTTGTCGGCGGGCGAAACGTTTGACCTAGGCGGACAGTCGCAGAACGGCGATTACTTTTACCTTCACGGCGGTTTGCTCACGAACGATGGTCCCGCCATGGACGGTCATTCGGTCGGCGGTATCTATACGTTGTCTAACGACGATGGAACCTTGCTTGCCAGTTCGATCGGTGGTTCAAGCGATTGGCGTGTGAATGCGGGTGCCTATGTTCGTGTCGAAGAAAATGCAACCTTGCGAAAGGTCGGCGACAACACGGTCCGGTTGGACGGAAATCGTTTGTACGTGGACGGACAGATTCGTCTGATGGGCGGTGAGGGCAACAACGGTACCCTAGCGATTAGCGAAACTCGAGAAACGCGGGGCAATGGATACTTCCGAATGGACTTCGATTCCAATCTTCGACTCGGAACGAACAGTCCGACCTTGGGGACTCACTTGCCCTACGACATGCAATTGCGAGGCGGCAGGATCTCGGTCGATGGAACCGACAACACACTTTCGGGTGACTTGACGCTTTACGAATCAACGACGATCGATGTCTTGGGCGAACTGGATTTGCAAGGCAACTTTTTGGCCAGCCCGGGCGGCCAGGTGAGAGGAATTTGGAAGCTCGGCTCGGGCACATTGAATCTGTCCGGAAACAATGTTGTCACGGGCGACATCCATGCGAACGTGGGGTCGTTGTTGGTCAACGGAGAAACGCTGGTCAACCAAGTCAACGTTGCCAGCGACGCCATCCTGGGCGGAAGCGGGACCATCCGAGGGCATGTGAATGCGTTGGGGACGATCAGCCCGGGCAACAGCACGGGGCTGTTAACGATGGACTCACTGACGCTTCAAGACGGGTCACTGGCCACGTTCGAGATCGGGTCGTTGTTCGATTTCGATCAACTGATGATTCAAACCGGCCTCGTCATCGGTGCGGATGTCACGTTGCAGTTGTCGCTGATCGATGGGTTTCAACCGCAAGTCGGCGACACGTTCCAAATCTTTACCGCCGGTTCGGTGATCGGCGACTTCGACAACTTTGACACGCCCTCGCTGGTCAATGGCGTTTGGGATTTTCGCCAGCTCTCCAGCGGACTGATCCAGGTGACCGCGGTTCCCGAACCCGGCAGTTTCGTCGTGCTCGCAGCCATGGGGCTGGTCTGGCGTTGGCGAAGAAAGCGAAAAGCGAGCCTAAGAACGCCTGCAGCAGACACCCGTCCGATCGGAAATCAGTCGTAA
- a CDS encoding DUF1800 domain-containing protein, producing the protein MSTILVADFRRFVKQAGILAIGIVLSATVILSSSASAGTFTAESGADARMIQAKIRAAHFLSKATFGPTVADIETLATRIRQVGYRRACEEWIDDQFAIVDNPGQGDLVRTHEETVQEMLVQASMTDTFGSTGVWRYRNHAWWDIALRGEDQLRQRVAWAMSQIFVIGGENFRSVTADETGHGRWLGTVRYYDEVLVDGAFGNYRDVLTNMTYSPIMGTYLSHRQNRKANVGANRYPDENYAREIMQLFSIGLHMLHPDGRPMRTPEGELIATYDNEDIKSLARLFTGMKQNNTNTNFYGPQNDNEPMIIYPPEHDNNRNYSDEAGAPEHKRFLGSTLTTVLPSSLSSNAANVELVKTEIDEGLDVIFNHPNVGPFISRLLIQRLVKSNPSRAYIRRVANKFNDNGSGVRGDFRAVVKAILLDPELTRSQRVRRMRAPDRVTVTSRGTESSRLREPLLLITSMVRGFNPTSDNIDGYMMLKFTMDDFGQEPYGAPSVFNFYLPSYQPAGALPNFQPSRTIPTDGLSAPEFQIMDAVLANESANQIFSWIRSEGINTYLYGLDGTGYRNIISFDLSAESAMVTDLADVPKLIEDLDLRFCNGTLSDESRAAILDGINTYLQSNSAATLSYRLHETIIGVLTSPDCMIEE; encoded by the coding sequence ATGTCAACGATTCTTGTGGCTGATTTTCGGCGATTTGTGAAGCAAGCGGGGATCCTTGCGATCGGCATCGTGCTGTCGGCAACAGTGATCTTGTCTTCGTCGGCTTCGGCGGGCACGTTCACAGCCGAAAGTGGTGCCGATGCTCGGATGATTCAAGCGAAAATCCGCGCTGCACATTTCTTGTCAAAAGCAACATTCGGTCCGACTGTCGCCGACATTGAAACGTTGGCAACTCGGATCCGCCAAGTCGGATACCGACGCGCTTGCGAAGAATGGATCGATGACCAATTTGCCATCGTCGACAATCCAGGTCAGGGCGATTTGGTCCGCACGCACGAAGAAACCGTCCAAGAAATGCTGGTTCAGGCATCGATGACTGACACGTTCGGCAGCACGGGCGTTTGGCGATACCGCAACCACGCATGGTGGGACATCGCACTGCGTGGCGAGGATCAACTTCGCCAACGCGTCGCCTGGGCCATGTCACAAATCTTCGTCATCGGCGGCGAAAACTTTCGATCGGTCACGGCAGACGAAACCGGCCACGGACGATGGCTGGGCACGGTTCGGTATTACGACGAAGTTCTCGTTGACGGCGCTTTCGGAAACTATCGCGACGTGCTGACGAACATGACGTACTCGCCGATCATGGGCACGTATCTGAGCCACCGCCAGAATCGAAAAGCAAACGTCGGTGCGAATCGCTACCCCGATGAAAACTATGCTCGCGAAATCATGCAGTTGTTTTCGATCGGCTTGCACATGCTTCATCCCGACGGCCGTCCGATGCGGACGCCCGAAGGCGAACTGATCGCCACCTATGACAACGAAGACATCAAGTCGCTGGCACGGCTGTTCACCGGAATGAAGCAGAACAACACGAACACGAACTTCTACGGTCCGCAGAACGACAACGAACCGATGATCATCTATCCGCCGGAACACGACAACAATCGAAATTACAGCGATGAAGCGGGTGCTCCGGAACACAAGCGTTTCCTCGGTTCGACCTTGACCACGGTCTTACCATCTTCGCTAAGCAGCAACGCAGCGAACGTTGAACTCGTAAAGACCGAAATCGACGAAGGTCTGGATGTCATTTTCAACCATCCCAATGTCGGGCCGTTCATCAGCCGCCTGTTGATTCAGCGGTTGGTCAAGTCAAACCCATCGCGTGCCTACATCCGCCGCGTCGCCAACAAGTTCAATGACAACGGTTCGGGCGTTCGTGGCGATTTCCGTGCTGTCGTCAAAGCCATCCTGTTGGATCCCGAACTGACTCGATCACAACGGGTTCGCCGGATGCGTGCGCCCGATCGGGTTACTGTTACGTCGCGTGGGACCGAATCGAGTCGCTTGCGGGAACCGCTTCTTCTTATCACTTCGATGGTGCGAGGTTTCAATCCGACAAGTGATAACATCGACGGCTACATGATGTTGAAGTTCACCATGGATGACTTCGGACAAGAACCCTACGGTGCCCCGAGCGTTTTCAATTTCTATCTGCCTAGCTACCAACCGGCCGGCGCTCTGCCGAATTTCCAACCGTCGCGAACGATTCCAACGGACGGTCTATCGGCCCCAGAGTTTCAGATCATGGACGCGGTTCTGGCCAATGAATCGGCGAACCAAATCTTTTCTTGGATTCGTTCCGAAGGAATCAATACGTATTTGTATGGACTCGACGGAACGGGTTACCGGAACATCATCTCGTTCGATTTGTCTGCCGAAAGCGCGATGGTAACAGACTTGGCGGACGTTCCCAAGTTGATCGAAGACCTGGATCTGCGATTCTGCAACGGAACGCTCAGCGACGAATCAAGAGCAGCGATCCTCGACGGTATCAATACTTATCTGCAGTCAAATTCGGCGGCCACGCTGTCGTATCGGCTGCACGAAACAATCATTGGTGTGCTGACTTCGCCGGATTGCATGATCGAAGAGTGA
- a CDS encoding DUF1501 domain-containing protein, with protein MLIKKDSPLLTSRRSVLKAATGCSMMGSVSFASAFLNLQATQALAAGTAGSDSKALVCIFLNGGNDSYNMLAPKGAEYADYNTARGTTTDGGIAIAESGVDSLLDISDPSGRTFGLHPRLNSEVAGLNSPTTGGEGIRGLYNSGKLAMIANVGSLVEPTTKVDYQARLNLPVGLFSHADLQRHWMTSVPQDRSHLNGWGGKMADILRAGNDPSVISMNISLSGDNKFQTGRDVSPYSISTSSSGGATMISGYSVDPAEASNTRYRAFNQIRRDLLGQTYENLLADTLAITSQQSMQAALEFNNAVSGVTINTPFDSYSFSQRLKRVAQVIGARDSGLGQRRQVFFVQLGGFDNHANLITAHADNMERLSIGLASFYQSLVELGVENDVVTFTISDFARTLSSNGQGSDHAWGGNHIVMGGPIDGGRICGTYPTSLVTPTHDGASIDLGRGRLIPTTSVDQYNAELARWFGVGESDLQDVLPNLANFSGSPALDLFAT; from the coding sequence ATGTTGATCAAAAAAGACTCGCCGCTGCTTACGTCGCGACGCAGTGTACTGAAGGCCGCGACGGGTTGCTCGATGATGGGCAGCGTATCGTTCGCGTCTGCATTCTTGAATCTGCAAGCCACGCAGGCATTGGCGGCTGGCACAGCCGGCAGCGACTCCAAAGCTTTGGTTTGCATATTTTTGAACGGAGGAAACGATTCCTACAACATGCTGGCGCCGAAGGGTGCCGAGTACGCGGATTACAACACCGCGCGGGGCACGACCACCGATGGCGGCATCGCCATCGCCGAATCCGGGGTCGATTCCCTGTTAGACATCTCGGATCCGTCCGGACGAACATTCGGCTTACACCCGAGACTGAATTCGGAAGTTGCCGGACTGAATTCGCCTACCACCGGCGGTGAGGGCATTCGAGGACTTTATAACAGCGGCAAATTGGCGATGATTGCCAACGTCGGATCGCTCGTCGAACCAACCACCAAAGTTGACTATCAAGCTCGTCTGAATCTGCCCGTTGGGTTGTTCTCACACGCCGACCTGCAACGACACTGGATGACCAGCGTTCCGCAGGACCGTTCTCACTTGAACGGATGGGGCGGCAAGATGGCCGACATTTTGCGTGCAGGAAACGATCCGTCGGTGATCTCGATGAACATTTCGCTGTCCGGCGACAATAAGTTCCAAACAGGCCGGGATGTGTCGCCCTACAGCATTTCAACCAGCTCAAGCGGCGGCGCGACAATGATCAGCGGCTATTCAGTCGATCCGGCTGAAGCCAGCAACACGCGTTACCGTGCCTTCAACCAAATCCGTCGCGATTTGCTGGGCCAAACGTACGAAAACCTGCTCGCCGATACCTTGGCAATCACGAGCCAACAATCCATGCAAGCGGCACTCGAATTCAATAATGCGGTCAGCGGTGTTACGATCAACACGCCGTTCGATAGTTATTCCTTTAGCCAGCGGCTGAAACGAGTGGCACAGGTCATCGGTGCCCGAGACTCAGGCCTGGGGCAACGTCGCCAAGTCTTCTTTGTCCAGCTTGGCGGTTTCGATAACCACGCCAACTTGATCACTGCGCATGCCGACAACATGGAACGACTAAGCATCGGGTTGGCGTCGTTCTACCAATCGTTGGTCGAATTGGGGGTCGAGAACGACGTCGTCACGTTTACCATTTCTGACTTTGCTCGCACGCTTTCCAGCAACGGTCAAGGGTCCGACCACGCATGGGGCGGCAACCACATCGTCATGGGTGGGCCGATCGATGGCGGACGAATCTGTGGCACGTATCCGACGTCGCTGGTCACACCGACCCACGACGGTGCGTCGATCGACTTGGGCCGTGGCCGGTTGATTCCGACCACCTCCGTCGACCAGTACAACGCCGAGTTGGCGCGATGGTTCGGTGTCGGCGAAAGCGATCTTCAGGACGTCTTGCCGAACCTCGCCAACTTCAGCGGCTCGCCCGCGTTGGATCTGTTTGCGACATAG
- the ylqF gene encoding ribosome biogenesis GTPase YlqF: MANSDVDGRLRDLFTHLQLTTNMTIQWFPGHMHKARLEMEATLPKVHLVIEVLDARIPYSSENPLLSDLRGDKPCIKVLTKSDLADPDMTERWCEALEETPGVVVRAVTTDDVPTIMRLRWLAVKMLPERKGRAINAMICGIPNVGKSTLINYLAGKKVAKTGNTPAVTKQQQRVNIGDSVTLVDTPGMMWPNVHNVNSGYRLALLGSIKETAMDYADIGFFAARYLIANYPDRLVDRYDLDEVPTAEMEAIEAIGRKRGCLGKNGMVDIDRASRILVTELRSGGLGRLTIETPESMRRERAETARIVAEKEETAKEKDAKRKKRFRDKQRAQRKSREMG, translated from the coding sequence GTGGCGAATTCCGACGTCGACGGCCGGCTACGCGATTTATTCACCCACCTCCAACTGACGACCAACATGACAATCCAGTGGTTCCCGGGCCACATGCACAAAGCCCGGTTGGAGATGGAAGCGACGCTTCCGAAAGTGCATCTCGTCATCGAGGTGCTCGATGCGCGGATCCCGTACTCCAGCGAAAACCCGCTGCTCTCTGACTTGCGTGGTGACAAACCGTGCATCAAGGTGCTGACGAAATCTGACTTGGCGGATCCTGATATGACGGAGCGATGGTGCGAAGCGCTGGAAGAAACGCCCGGCGTTGTCGTCCGCGCGGTCACGACCGATGATGTGCCGACAATCATGCGGCTGCGATGGTTGGCCGTGAAGATGTTGCCCGAGCGCAAGGGACGCGCGATCAACGCGATGATTTGCGGCATTCCCAACGTGGGTAAGTCGACGCTGATCAATTACTTGGCCGGTAAGAAAGTCGCAAAGACGGGCAACACGCCGGCGGTCACCAAACAGCAACAGCGCGTTAACATCGGCGACAGTGTGACCTTGGTCGACACGCCCGGCATGATGTGGCCGAACGTTCATAACGTCAACAGCGGCTACCGGTTGGCGCTGTTGGGTTCGATCAAAGAGACGGCGATGGACTACGCCGACATCGGTTTCTTTGCCGCTCGCTATTTGATCGCCAACTATCCCGATCGGTTGGTCGATCGGTATGACCTTGACGAAGTTCCCACGGCCGAAATGGAAGCGATTGAGGCGATCGGGCGGAAGCGTGGCTGTTTGGGGAAGAACGGCATGGTCGATATCGACCGAGCGTCGCGGATCCTTGTGACGGAACTTCGTTCCGGCGGGTTGGGACGTTTGACGATCGAAACCCCGGAATCCATGCGACGTGAACGGGCCGAGACCGCACGCATCGTCGCCGAAAAAGAAGAGACCGCGAAGGAAAAAGACGCGAAACGCAAGAAACGCTTTCGCGACAAACAACGCGCGCAACGAAAGTCACGCGAGATGGGTTAA
- a CDS encoding SMP-30/gluconolactonase/LRE family protein, protein MKSTAIPTLIALAVATHFASLSAESPVFVSPPELIQESGAGEGPMWHPELGLLTSGDGHINRRDLDGHSSVHRKDAGTNGLLFDRQGRLIACENVRRRITRTEVDGTITVLTDSFGGKKYNQPNDLTIDSKDRIYFTDPQYGDRSGMEMTDADGRMVEGIYRIDVDGTVTRIIDHQVDRPNGLIITSDDRYLFVADNNNAENGARKLWRFVMNEDGTPDFATQTMIYDWKTTRGPDGMKLDKAGRLYVAAGLNQPRLPAQTADPATAGIYVFATDGKLIDFAAILRDETTNCAFGGPDGKTLFVTAGGSLWRIPTSTAGYAIYSPTSN, encoded by the coding sequence ATGAAATCAACCGCTATCCCGACGCTGATCGCCCTTGCCGTCGCGACCCATTTCGCTTCCCTCAGTGCTGAGTCGCCCGTTTTCGTCTCGCCGCCCGAGTTGATTCAAGAATCGGGCGCCGGCGAAGGTCCGATGTGGCATCCCGAGCTGGGATTGTTGACCAGTGGTGACGGACACATCAACCGTCGCGATCTGGATGGCCATTCATCGGTCCACCGCAAAGACGCGGGAACCAACGGATTGCTGTTCGATCGACAGGGGCGATTGATCGCATGCGAGAACGTTCGACGCCGGATCACCCGCACCGAAGTCGATGGAACGATTACCGTGCTGACCGATTCGTTCGGCGGCAAGAAATACAATCAGCCCAACGATCTGACAATCGATTCTAAGGATCGAATCTATTTCACCGATCCGCAATACGGCGATCGTTCGGGGATGGAAATGACGGACGCCGACGGGCGAATGGTCGAAGGCATCTATCGAATCGACGTCGATGGCACGGTCACACGCATCATTGACCACCAAGTTGATCGCCCCAACGGTTTGATCATCACGTCGGACGATCGATACCTGTTCGTTGCGGATAACAACAACGCCGAGAACGGGGCTCGAAAGTTGTGGCGTTTTGTAATGAATGAAGATGGCACGCCCGACTTCGCGACTCAAACGATGATCTATGACTGGAAAACGACTCGCGGGCCGGACGGGATGAAGTTGGACAAGGCCGGACGCCTTTACGTCGCGGCCGGATTGAACCAACCTAGACTGCCGGCCCAGACGGCGGACCCCGCGACCGCGGGCATCTACGTGTTCGCGACTGATGGCAAGTTGATCGACTTCGCGGCAATCCTTCGTGACGAAACGACCAACTGTGCGTTCGGCGGTCCGGACGGGAAGACTTTGTTCGTTACCGCTGGAGGTTCGCTGTGGCGAATTCCGACGTCGACGGCCGGCTACGCGATTTATTCACCCACCTCCAACTGA
- a CDS encoding ribulokinase, giving the protein MTAIALGLDFGTESVRAILVDATGRQRGLAAVDFKHGQITESLPGSSARLPPKFALQSPADWIDAAIAATRAAIKQAGIVSREIVGVGVDFTSCTMLPTTIEGTPLCELPKFADQPMAWPKLWKHHGAISQTERMNLIARDRNESFLKRYGGTIGLEWFFPKMLETIQCAPQVAGAAAVWIEAGDWFVWQLVGCDAAALTRSTCQAGYKAMWSATEGYPLSAYFEAVDSKLAEAIAHRLPGVMRSPGQSAGGVCAAMAERMGLAPGTPVSTAIIDAHSAVPGVGAADPGTMVMVMGTSSCHMLNATQFADVPGVAGVVEGGILPDLFGYETGQAAVGDAFAWLRNLLGLDSFDKLAEAAMKLPPGADGVLCMDWMNGCRTPLMDGALRGAFTGLSLDHGPEHLYLALMEASAMGLRWIVELLRDGGVPVDRFVATGGLPHHNHAFVEVYADVLGRPIEIHPSTQGPAVGAAVLGMCAAGSDVTGFASITEAAAAMAGGDAVASAIVHPRPERSDAYDSIYDQYRKLADHLRST; this is encoded by the coding sequence ATGACTGCGATCGCACTGGGACTAGATTTTGGAACCGAGTCCGTACGGGCGATCCTGGTCGATGCGACGGGACGCCAACGGGGTTTGGCTGCGGTTGATTTTAAGCACGGACAGATCACCGAGTCGCTGCCCGGATCGAGCGCACGCTTGCCGCCAAAATTCGCATTGCAATCGCCGGCCGATTGGATTGATGCTGCGATCGCCGCCACTCGCGCTGCGATCAAGCAGGCCGGCATTGTTAGTCGTGAAATTGTTGGCGTCGGCGTCGACTTCACCAGTTGTACAATGTTGCCGACGACGATCGAGGGCACTCCGCTGTGCGAGTTGCCAAAGTTTGCCGATCAACCGATGGCGTGGCCGAAGTTGTGGAAACATCACGGCGCGATCTCGCAAACAGAACGTATGAACCTTATCGCCCGTGATCGCAACGAGTCGTTCTTAAAACGCTACGGCGGAACGATCGGATTGGAATGGTTCTTCCCAAAGATGTTGGAAACGATCCAGTGCGCGCCGCAGGTTGCCGGCGCTGCCGCGGTGTGGATCGAAGCCGGTGATTGGTTTGTGTGGCAATTGGTCGGGTGTGATGCGGCCGCGTTGACGCGTTCGACGTGCCAAGCGGGTTACAAAGCGATGTGGTCGGCGACGGAGGGTTACCCGTTGTCGGCTTACTTCGAGGCCGTCGATTCGAAGCTTGCCGAAGCGATTGCCCATCGTTTGCCTGGTGTGATGCGATCGCCCGGACAGAGTGCGGGTGGGGTGTGTGCGGCGATGGCGGAACGCATGGGATTGGCGCCGGGTACGCCCGTTTCGACCGCCATCATCGACGCTCATTCGGCGGTGCCGGGCGTAGGAGCGGCAGACCCGGGGACAATGGTCATGGTGATGGGGACCAGCAGTTGTCACATGCTGAACGCGACCCAGTTTGCGGATGTGCCGGGCGTCGCCGGCGTTGTCGAAGGCGGCATCCTGCCCGATTTGTTCGGTTACGAAACCGGACAGGCGGCGGTCGGGGATGCGTTTGCGTGGTTGCGAAATCTGTTGGGACTGGATTCGTTCGACAAGCTGGCCGAAGCCGCGATGAAGTTGCCGCCGGGGGCGGATGGTGTGTTGTGCATGGATTGGATGAACGGATGCCGAACGCCGTTGATGGACGGAGCCCTGCGTGGAGCGTTCACGGGGCTGAGTCTGGATCACGGGCCGGAGCATCTGTATTTGGCGTTGATGGAAGCGTCGGCGATGGGGCTGCGGTGGATCGTAGAACTGCTTCGCGATGGAGGCGTTCCGGTCGATCGATTCGTCGCGACGGGCGGGCTTCCCCATCACAACCATGCGTTCGTCGAAGTCTATGCCGATGTTTTGGGCCGCCCGATCGAGATCCATCCGTCCACCCAAGGACCCGCCGTTGGTGCGGCCGTGCTGGGAATGTGTGCCGCGGGCAGTGACGTTACTGGTTTCGCCTCGATCACCGAGGCGGCCGCTGCAATGGCGGGCGGCGACGCAGTGGCTTCCGCGATCGTGCATCCTCGCCCGGAACGCTCGGATGCCTATGATTCGATTTACGACCAATATCGCAAATTGGCGGATCACCTTCGGTCGACGTGA
- a CDS encoding sodium:solute symporter, which translates to MPFNSHGSPLAVMFFNGIDYAVLVGYFVGIMGLGFYFWRRNQSADDFSAAGRSLPGWLCGLSIFATYLSSISYLALPGKAFVANWNVFMYSLAIPPAAAIAVRYFLPLYRRSGEVSAYSLLEVRFGLWARLFASGFYLLYQIARIGVVMYLMALPMAILFGWDIRVVIVVTGVVVTLYSFVGGIVAVIWADAVQAVVLLAGALLALVILLMGMPGGPSEVILVANDAGKFSLGSPSLLTVSEPTIWIVFAYGLFDNLRNFGIDQSYVQRYIASRTDRDAARSVWFGALLYVPVSAMFLFIGSSLYAYYDTHPTDMAEVRQIVAEQRLMQAGVDTEAPDYVAQRDAKAASLSETDLGDRVFPHFIAAHLPQGARGLLIAAVFAAAMSTVSTSLNSSATLVMSDFYKRLYRPDSTDADHVGVLRISTVAWGIFGTCMSLTLVRLSDSILDVWWLLSGVLGAGIIGLFLLGVVVPTIHGRRAIAALVAGMVLIAWMSISQTTYWPDSLASFVSPFHPWLVIVLGPIMIIGLGKVVTQTSGPVQSQ; encoded by the coding sequence ATGCCTTTCAACTCGCACGGATCCCCGTTGGCGGTGATGTTCTTCAATGGGATCGACTATGCCGTCTTGGTCGGATACTTCGTCGGCATCATGGGATTGGGGTTTTATTTCTGGCGACGCAATCAGTCGGCTGACGATTTTTCGGCGGCGGGTCGTTCGTTGCCGGGATGGTTGTGCGGGCTTTCCATCTTTGCGACCTACTTGAGCAGCATCAGTTATCTAGCGCTGCCGGGAAAAGCATTCGTCGCCAACTGGAACGTGTTCATGTACTCGCTGGCGATTCCACCGGCGGCCGCGATCGCGGTGCGATATTTCTTGCCGTTGTATCGCCGGTCGGGTGAAGTATCGGCGTACTCGTTGTTGGAAGTCCGTTTCGGGTTGTGGGCGCGCTTGTTCGCTAGCGGGTTCTATTTGCTTTATCAGATCGCCAGGATCGGTGTCGTCATGTACTTGATGGCGCTGCCAATGGCGATCTTGTTCGGATGGGACATCCGTGTGGTGATTGTCGTCACGGGCGTTGTGGTGACGTTGTATTCTTTCGTCGGCGGTATCGTTGCTGTGATCTGGGCGGACGCAGTTCAAGCGGTGGTGTTGTTGGCCGGCGCGTTGTTGGCACTGGTGATCCTACTGATGGGAATGCCGGGCGGGCCGTCGGAAGTCATTCTCGTGGCAAATGATGCCGGTAAGTTTTCGCTCGGAAGTCCGTCGCTGTTGACGGTTTCGGAACCGACGATCTGGATTGTTTTCGCGTACGGTTTGTTCGACAACTTGCGCAACTTCGGCATCGACCAAAGTTATGTCCAACGCTACATCGCATCGCGCACCGATCGCGATGCGGCTCGAAGCGTTTGGTTCGGGGCGTTGTTGTACGTTCCCGTCAGCGCGATGTTTTTGTTCATCGGTTCGTCGCTGTACGCGTACTATGACACCCATCCGACCGATATGGCCGAAGTTCGCCAGATCGTCGCCGAACAACGGTTGATGCAAGCCGGCGTGGACACCGAAGCGCCGGACTACGTGGCCCAACGCGATGCGAAAGCGGCGTCGTTGTCGGAAACCGATTTAGGCGACCGTGTTTTTCCTCACTTCATCGCCGCGCATCTGCCGCAGGGTGCCCGAGGGCTGTTGATCGCGGCGGTGTTTGCGGCGGCGATGAGTACCGTTTCGACATCGTTGAATTCGTCGGCAACCTTAGTGATGAGCGACTTCTACAAGCGTTTGTATCGACCCGATTCGACCGACGCTGATCACGTCGGGGTTTTGCGGATCTCGACGGTCGCTTGGGGGATTTTCGGGACGTGCATGTCGTTGACGTTGGTCCGATTGTCCGACAGCATCCTTGACGTGTGGTGGTTATTGTCGGGAGTGCTGGGGGCCGGCATCATCGGCTTGTTTTTGTTGGGAGTCGTTGTGCCGACGATTCATGGGCGGCGGGCGATCGCGGCGCTGGTCGCGGGGATGGTGTTGATCGCGTGGATGTCGATTTCGCAAACCACGTACTGGCCCGATTCATTGGCATCGTTCGTCAGCCCGTTTCATCCCTGGTTGGTGATCGTCTTGGGGCCGATCATGATCATCGGTCTGGGCAAAGTCGTGACGCAAACGTCTGGCCCCGTTCAATCGCAATGA